One Algoriphagus sp. Y33 genomic window, AATAAATTATACAACTATGAACATGCAAAGACAAGCAACAGCCGTATGGAACGGCACGATTAAAGAAGGCAAAGGAAACCTGACTTCCCAAAGTGGGATTTTAAAACAGACTCCTTACACTTTTGTCTCCCGTTTTGAAAACGGAACAGGCACCAACCCCGAAGAACTGATGGCAGCGGCGCATGCAGGCTGTTTTACTATGAAACTGAGTGCTGATCTCACCTCCGCAGGCTACACTCCTGAGGAACTGACCACGACATCAACTATCACATTGGATAATGGTGTGATCACAAAATCTGATTTGGTTTTGACTGCAAAAATTCCAGGTATTACGGAAGAGGATTTTCAAAAATTAGCAAAATCTGCAGAAGAAACCTGTCCCGTAAGCAACGCATACAATCTAAAAATATCACTAAAGACAACCTTACTGTAAATTAAGAATTATGAACAATAAAGAAATCGTATTAAAAGCAATGAATGAATTGTTCCACGAAAAAGACAGTACGGCCATCGAACGGTATTGGCATGAATCCTACCAACAGCACAACCCATCGATGATCAATGGCCATGAAGGACTTAGAAAGCTCTTACCTGTTTTAGATTCAGGTTTTAAGTGGCAGCCCGGTATTATAGTGGAAGAAAATGATATCGTGATCACGCATAGCCTGGTACATGGTTGGGGTCCGGCTCCCGTTATAGTGGTTGATATATTCCGATTAGAAGATGGGAAAATCGCAGAGCATTGGGATGTGGTGCAAGAAGAGATTCCTGCTTCAAAATCTGCCAATGGAAATGGGATGACTTCCGTAAGGCTGTAAAAATGCATAATAAAGCTCAGTGAAATGAAAATAATCAAGATCGTTATACTACTTCTCTTAATCTGTAGCAGCTATTCTTATGCTGAGCAAAAGCCCTTCATGGATTATGTGCTTAGCTGGGATGGTGAATCTTCTATTTTAAAGGTTGAACTCACCTATTCTGCTTCTCAAAAAGACAGTACCGTCTTTATATTCGGAGACCCGGATTTTGGTGGACAACATGATATATTTAACGTGGTCAAAAATATTCGTGCTACCAAACCTGAAGTGCTCAGGATTGATGAAGCGAACAGGCGAATCACCACATACCATAACGGTGCAAAAAAACACAGTATCAGCTATGAAATACACAGTTCATTTAATGATGACAAACCGACTGTAACAACACAAA contains:
- a CDS encoding OsmC family protein, producing MNMQRQATAVWNGTIKEGKGNLTSQSGILKQTPYTFVSRFENGTGTNPEELMAAAHAGCFTMKLSADLTSAGYTPEELTTTSTITLDNGVITKSDLVLTAKIPGITEEDFQKLAKSAEETCPVSNAYNLKISLKTTLL
- a CDS encoding nuclear transport factor 2 family protein → MNNKEIVLKAMNELFHEKDSTAIERYWHESYQQHNPSMINGHEGLRKLLPVLDSGFKWQPGIIVEENDIVITHSLVHGWGPAPVIVVDIFRLEDGKIAEHWDVVQEEIPASKSANGNGMTSVRL